The following coding sequences lie in one Deltaproteobacteria bacterium genomic window:
- a CDS encoding FHA domain-containing protein: protein MLVDLASRNGTHLNGRKVEQASLRDGDELRIGPVVLRLRYVGARGQAVAAPVAATPVASAPVPTPAPAPALPLSPRELEVARLVATGLTNAEIGKQLHISPATVGRHLSNVYERLGIHSRAALAARLGLPT, encoded by the coding sequence TTGCTGGTCGACCTCGCGTCGCGCAACGGCACGCACCTCAACGGCCGCAAGGTCGAGCAGGCCTCGCTGCGTGACGGCGACGAGCTGCGCATCGGGCCGGTGGTGCTGCGACTGCGCTACGTCGGTGCGCGCGGGCAAGCCGTGGCCGCGCCGGTGGCCGCGACCCCGGTGGCATCGGCTCCGGTGCCGACGCCCGCACCCGCACCCGCGTTGCCGCTGTCGCCCCGCGAGCTCGAGGTCGCACGCCTGGTCGCGACCGGCCTGACCAACGCCGAGATCGGCAAGCAGCTACACATCAGCCCGGCCACCGTCGGTCGGCACCTGTCGAACGTCTACGAGCGACTCGGCATCCACTCGCGGGCGGCGCTCGCAGCCCGACTGGGCCTGCCGACGTGA
- a CDS encoding peptide MFS transporter codes for MFKKHPRGLPVLFFTEMWERFGFYLLLGIFVLYMTDPADPENPAMGGLGMSDRDASDIFGTYLALVYLTPFAGGLLADRVLGYGRSIIMGGVLMGVGYCMLAIPGDGLFFWLSLLLIIIGNGFFKPNISALVGNLYDTDRFRPYKEAGFNIFYMGINIGAFVCNFVAAVARNKIGWWAAFMSAGIGMFLGVAWFIAGRKHVAEADVIKPTKPGDEPVGRILGKVLGPAAAAAVLGWFGVPALLGEGSTVFGSHSNDAFLFACVPVVWFYVSLWRKAEGEDRERVGALLPIFGVVVVFWAVFHQNGSALTVWADRFTDRDMPASVASAAKTFDLVEEVDTTPRMVPKTDAHGVRQLDADGKPIEVEGPHPYFNNVPESQWPPPQVKKPLFSTELFQSINAFFVVLLTPFVVGVWAWASRRGKEPSTPGKISIGLFITALSTLVMVAATYATHNGVEKASWLWLGGTYAVITVGELCLSPMGLSLVSKLSPPRLTAVMMGGWFLSTSIGNKLSGILSGLMDAFEHKSVIFFINFGGAVAASLAIALMIPRMRGVMQRYVGK; via the coding sequence ATGTTCAAGAAGCATCCCCGAGGTCTCCCCGTCCTGTTCTTCACCGAGATGTGGGAGCGCTTCGGCTTCTACCTGTTGCTCGGCATCTTCGTGCTCTACATGACCGACCCCGCGGATCCCGAGAATCCCGCGATGGGCGGCCTGGGCATGTCCGACCGCGACGCGTCGGACATCTTCGGCACCTACCTCGCGCTGGTCTACCTGACGCCGTTCGCGGGCGGGCTGCTGGCCGACCGCGTGCTCGGCTACGGGCGCTCGATCATCATGGGCGGCGTGTTGATGGGCGTGGGCTACTGCATGCTCGCGATCCCCGGCGACGGCCTGTTCTTCTGGCTGTCGCTGCTGCTCATCATCATCGGCAACGGCTTCTTCAAGCCCAACATCTCGGCGCTGGTCGGCAACCTCTACGACACCGACCGCTTCCGTCCGTACAAGGAAGCCGGCTTCAACATCTTCTACATGGGCATCAACATCGGCGCGTTCGTCTGCAACTTCGTCGCCGCCGTCGCCCGCAACAAGATCGGTTGGTGGGCCGCGTTCATGTCGGCCGGCATCGGCATGTTCCTCGGGGTGGCGTGGTTCATCGCCGGCCGCAAGCACGTCGCCGAGGCCGACGTCATCAAGCCCACCAAGCCCGGCGACGAGCCGGTCGGCCGCATCCTCGGCAAGGTGCTCGGACCCGCCGCCGCGGCCGCGGTGCTGGGGTGGTTCGGCGTGCCGGCGCTGCTCGGCGAGGGCTCGACGGTGTTCGGCTCCCACAGCAACGACGCGTTCCTGTTCGCGTGCGTACCGGTGGTGTGGTTCTACGTCTCGCTGTGGCGCAAGGCCGAGGGCGAGGACCGCGAGCGCGTGGGCGCGCTGCTGCCGATCTTCGGCGTCGTGGTGGTGTTCTGGGCGGTGTTCCACCAAAACGGCTCGGCGCTGACCGTGTGGGCCGATCGCTTCACCGATCGCGACATGCCGGCGTCGGTCGCCTCGGCCGCGAAGACCTTCGATCTGGTCGAAGAGGTCGACACGACGCCGCGCATGGTGCCCAAGACCGACGCCCACGGCGTGCGCCAGCTCGACGCCGACGGCAAGCCCATCGAGGTCGAGGGTCCGCACCCGTACTTCAACAACGTGCCGGAGTCGCAGTGGCCGCCGCCGCAGGTGAAGAAGCCGCTGTTCTCGACCGAGCTGTTCCAGTCGATCAACGCGTTCTTCGTGGTGCTGCTGACGCCGTTCGTGGTCGGGGTCTGGGCGTGGGCGAGCCGCCGCGGCAAGGAGCCCTCGACTCCGGGCAAGATCTCGATCGGGCTGTTCATCACCGCGCTGTCGACCCTGGTGATGGTCGCGGCCACCTACGCCACCCACAACGGCGTCGAGAAGGCCTCGTGGCTGTGGCTGGGCGGCACCTATGCCGTGATCACGGTCGGCGAGCTGTGCCTGTCGCCGATGGGCCTGTCGCTGGTGTCCAAGCTGAGCCCGCCGCGGCTGACCGCCGTGATGATGGGCGGGTGGTTCCTGTCGACTTCGATCGGCAACAAGCTGTCCGGCATCCTCTCGGGTCTGATGGACGCCTTCGAGCACAAGTCGGTCATCTTCTTCATCAACTTCGGCGGTGCGGTGGCGGCCTCGCTCGCGATTGCACTCATGATCCCGCGCATGCGCGGGGTCATGCAGCGCTACGTCGGTAAGTAG
- a CDS encoding lamin tail domain-containing protein, translating to MPARPHRPAARLHLRAPALALAIASGCFSESPAQESTAASIGEGGSSGEPSTSSGDTTSGASSTDAGDTTTTPIVTDGSLDTGGTTAADSGESSGGADDSSTTAPDATSSSSGGESSSSGEPEPLTVDQLVPGDLVITEVMWNPYCTGDACEWVELWNATGQVVNLLDLYVQDIDESVGNQGRITDDVFVGPGEYAVIARGIGDWPYFFEATAAYGPNPGLNNSDPDTVLVRSEAMVLDEIPTLPFDTPQGTAWSLSGSTLGADDNDNAFNWCLADTVLDTTVTDEYGTPLEANPDC from the coding sequence GTGCCCGCTCGACCCCACCGCCCCGCTGCCAGGCTCCACCTGCGTGCGCCGGCGCTCGCCCTCGCGATCGCATCGGGCTGCTTCTCGGAGTCCCCGGCGCAGGAGTCCACGGCGGCCTCGATCGGCGAGGGCGGCAGCAGCGGCGAGCCGAGCACCAGCAGCGGCGACACCACCTCGGGTGCATCGAGCACGGACGCCGGGGACACCACCACCACGCCGATCGTGACCGACGGCTCGCTCGACACCGGCGGGACCACGGCGGCGGACAGCGGCGAGTCCTCCGGCGGCGCCGACGACAGCTCCACCACCGCCCCCGACGCGACCTCGAGCTCGAGCGGCGGCGAGTCGTCGAGCAGCGGCGAGCCCGAGCCGCTCACGGTCGACCAGCTCGTGCCCGGCGACCTCGTGATCACCGAGGTGATGTGGAACCCCTACTGCACCGGTGACGCCTGCGAGTGGGTCGAGCTGTGGAACGCGACCGGCCAGGTCGTCAACCTGCTCGATCTCTACGTGCAGGACATCGACGAGAGCGTCGGCAATCAAGGTCGGATCACCGACGACGTCTTCGTGGGCCCCGGCGAGTACGCGGTGATCGCCCGTGGCATCGGCGACTGGCCCTACTTCTTCGAAGCCACGGCGGCCTACGGCCCCAACCCCGGCCTCAACAACTCCGACCCCGACACGGTGCTCGTGCGCAGCGAAGCCATGGTGCTCGACGAGATTCCCACGCTGCCCTTCGATACGCCGCAGGGCACCGCCTGGTCGCTCTCCGGCAGCACGCTCGGCGCCGACGACAACGACAACGCCTTCAACTGGTGCCTCGCGGACACCGTGCTCGACACCACCGTGACCGACGAGTACGGCACACCGCTCGAAGCGAACCCGGACTGCTGA